One genomic segment of Onychostoma macrolepis isolate SWU-2019 unplaced genomic scaffold, ASM1243209v1 Scaffold2, whole genome shotgun sequence includes these proteins:
- the LOC131535244 gene encoding tapasin-related protein-like isoform X1, giving the protein MIVPTTRSNIMFWTSGGVFLALLCGVNGSQSLYDLQWLPCKFVDEKVHINEEGHIETSYITRKAVLQFGNVGDKPLHPTITFLVTASKVDMRRYLEGTEDKLQCEIRRYSNGGIVTRWPTAGAQDHDVWFTSTIRHSEGLFVITTFLKHTTAAPAEGQLDFLQWKTIHDRDLLTTSAVMFVLTRTPSVEVGFLKEPNLHCQFGVDHKLPHVTVEWRLQKHGERSKLFSYSSRTGKSEGAGVAVKTIAAGNASFKVPPTSKHSEGTYICSVVVAPLSGSHDIPLTLSEQPRVSINVDSTLSIILGKYQKLICDAERYYPLDVNIEWYREPPGGSPTPSTLKNVLFSSHQNHKDGTYSHSAFFYLQPSMKDSGYEYTCKVSHKSLRTPIRKSFSLIVTDPDSTLWNITAIGFIISMLVILCYMLPQYLGGRKAAIKVRMNVGITFLPKSFVQIYRNPNCV; this is encoded by the exons ATGATTGTCCCGACGACGAGATCAAACATTATGTTTTGGACTTCTGGCGGTGTTTTCCTTGCACTTTTATGCG GTGTAAATGGCTCACAGTCTCTTTATGATCTTCAGTGGCTTCCTTGTAAATTTGTGGATGAGAAAGTTCATATAAATGAAGAAGGCCACATAGAAACCAGTTATATCACCAGAAAGGCTGTGCTTCAATTTGGAAATGTCGGTGACAAGCCTTTACACCCTACCATTACCTTCCTCGTCACAG CCTCTAAAGTGGATATGAGGCGTTATTTGGAGGGAACTGAGGATAAACTACAATGTGAGATCCGTAGATACAGCAATGGAGGGATCGTAACGCGTTGGCCTACTGCAGGAGCACAAGATCATGACGTCTGGTTCACCAGTACAATACGCCATTCAGAAGGCTTGTTTGTAATCACCACCTTCCTCAAACACACAACTGCAGCTCCTGCTGAAGGACAGTTGGACTTCCTGCAATGGAAAACCATCCATGATAGGGATCTCCTGACAACATCAG CTGTGATGTTTGTTTTGACCCGGACTCCGTCCGTGGAGGTAGGATTCTTGAAGGAGCCAAACCTGCACTGTCAGTTTGGAGTGGATCACAAACTGCCTCATGTAACGGTGGAGTGGAGACTGCAGAAGCATGGGGAGCGCAGCAAACTCTTCAGCTATTCCAGCCGCACAGGGAAGAGTGAAGGCGCTGGAGTGGCTGTCAAGACCATCGCTGCTGGAAATGCCTCCTTTAAAGTCCCACCCACCAGTAAACACAGTGAGGGCACATATATCTGCTCTGTGGTGGTTGCTCCTCTCAGTGGCAGCCATGATATTCCACTTACGCTAAGTG AACAACCCCGTGTGTCTATAAACGTGGACTCCACCTTGTCTATAATACTTGGTAAGTACCAGAAGCTAATATGTGATGCAGAGAGGTACTATCCACTGGACGTAAACATTGAGTGGTACCGTGAACCGCCTGGAGGCAGCCCTACACCTTCAACCCTGAAGAATGTTCTGTTCTCCAGTCATCAAAATCATAAAGATGGCACATACTCGCACTCAGCCTTCTTCTATCTGCAGCCTAGCATGAAGGACTCTGGATATGAGTACACCTGCAAAGTGTCCCATAAGTCATTGCGCACTCCCATTCGCAAGAGCTTTTCCCTCATAGTTACAG ATCCTGACTCTACCTTGTGGAATATCACAGCAATTGGATTCATAATTTCCATGCTAGTAATTCTTTGTTATATGCTCCCTCAGTATCTTGGAG
- the LOC131535244 gene encoding tapasin-related protein-like isoform X4, translating into MRRYLEGTEDKLQCEIRRYSNGGIVTRWPTAGAQDHDVWFTSTIRHSEGLFVITTFLKHTTAAPAEGQLDFLQWKTIHDRDLLTTSAVMFVLTRTPSVEVGFLKEPNLHCQFGVDHKLPHVTVEWRLQKHGERSKLFSYSSRTGKSEGAGVAVKTIAAGNASFKVPPTSKHSEGTYICSVVVAPLSGSHDIPLTLSEQPRVSINVDSTLSIILGKYQKLICDAERYYPLDVNIEWYREPPGGSPTPSTLKNVLFSSHQNHKDGTYSHSAFFYLQPSMKDSGYEYTCKVSHKSLRTPIRKSFSLIVTDPDSTLWNITAIGFIISMLVILCYMLPQYLGGRKAAIKVRMNVGITFLPKSFVQIYRNPNCV; encoded by the exons ATGAGGCGTTATTTGGAGGGAACTGAGGATAAACTACAATGTGAGATCCGTAGATACAGCAATGGAGGGATCGTAACGCGTTGGCCTACTGCAGGAGCACAAGATCATGACGTCTGGTTCACCAGTACAATACGCCATTCAGAAGGCTTGTTTGTAATCACCACCTTCCTCAAACACACAACTGCAGCTCCTGCTGAAGGACAGTTGGACTTCCTGCAATGGAAAACCATCCATGATAGGGATCTCCTGACAACATCAG CTGTGATGTTTGTTTTGACCCGGACTCCGTCCGTGGAGGTAGGATTCTTGAAGGAGCCAAACCTGCACTGTCAGTTTGGAGTGGATCACAAACTGCCTCATGTAACGGTGGAGTGGAGACTGCAGAAGCATGGGGAGCGCAGCAAACTCTTCAGCTATTCCAGCCGCACAGGGAAGAGTGAAGGCGCTGGAGTGGCTGTCAAGACCATCGCTGCTGGAAATGCCTCCTTTAAAGTCCCACCCACCAGTAAACACAGTGAGGGCACATATATCTGCTCTGTGGTGGTTGCTCCTCTCAGTGGCAGCCATGATATTCCACTTACGCTAAGTG AACAACCCCGTGTGTCTATAAACGTGGACTCCACCTTGTCTATAATACTTGGTAAGTACCAGAAGCTAATATGTGATGCAGAGAGGTACTATCCACTGGACGTAAACATTGAGTGGTACCGTGAACCGCCTGGAGGCAGCCCTACACCTTCAACCCTGAAGAATGTTCTGTTCTCCAGTCATCAAAATCATAAAGATGGCACATACTCGCACTCAGCCTTCTTCTATCTGCAGCCTAGCATGAAGGACTCTGGATATGAGTACACCTGCAAAGTGTCCCATAAGTCATTGCGCACTCCCATTCGCAAGAGCTTTTCCCTCATAGTTACAG ATCCTGACTCTACCTTGTGGAATATCACAGCAATTGGATTCATAATTTCCATGCTAGTAATTCTTTGTTATATGCTCCCTCAGTATCTTGGAG
- the LOC131535244 gene encoding tapasin-related protein-like isoform X3, with product MHNLHFTGVNGSQSLYDLQWLPCKFVDEKVHINEEGHIETSYITRKAVLQFGNVGDKPLHPTITFLVTASKVDMRRYLEGTEDKLQCEIRRYSNGGIVTRWPTAGAQDHDVWFTSTIRHSEGLFVITTFLKHTTAAPAEGQLDFLQWKTIHDRDLLTTSAVMFVLTRTPSVEVGFLKEPNLHCQFGVDHKLPHVTVEWRLQKHGERSKLFSYSSRTGKSEGAGVAVKTIAAGNASFKVPPTSKHSEGTYICSVVVAPLSGSHDIPLTLSEQPRVSINVDSTLSIILGKYQKLICDAERYYPLDVNIEWYREPPGGSPTPSTLKNVLFSSHQNHKDGTYSHSAFFYLQPSMKDSGYEYTCKVSHKSLRTPIRKSFSLIVTDPDSTLWNITAIGFIISMLVILCYMLPQYLGGRKAAIKVRMNVGITFLPKSFVQIYRNPNCV from the exons atgcacaacttacatttcacag GTGTAAATGGCTCACAGTCTCTTTATGATCTTCAGTGGCTTCCTTGTAAATTTGTGGATGAGAAAGTTCATATAAATGAAGAAGGCCACATAGAAACCAGTTATATCACCAGAAAGGCTGTGCTTCAATTTGGAAATGTCGGTGACAAGCCTTTACACCCTACCATTACCTTCCTCGTCACAG CCTCTAAAGTGGATATGAGGCGTTATTTGGAGGGAACTGAGGATAAACTACAATGTGAGATCCGTAGATACAGCAATGGAGGGATCGTAACGCGTTGGCCTACTGCAGGAGCACAAGATCATGACGTCTGGTTCACCAGTACAATACGCCATTCAGAAGGCTTGTTTGTAATCACCACCTTCCTCAAACACACAACTGCAGCTCCTGCTGAAGGACAGTTGGACTTCCTGCAATGGAAAACCATCCATGATAGGGATCTCCTGACAACATCAG CTGTGATGTTTGTTTTGACCCGGACTCCGTCCGTGGAGGTAGGATTCTTGAAGGAGCCAAACCTGCACTGTCAGTTTGGAGTGGATCACAAACTGCCTCATGTAACGGTGGAGTGGAGACTGCAGAAGCATGGGGAGCGCAGCAAACTCTTCAGCTATTCCAGCCGCACAGGGAAGAGTGAAGGCGCTGGAGTGGCTGTCAAGACCATCGCTGCTGGAAATGCCTCCTTTAAAGTCCCACCCACCAGTAAACACAGTGAGGGCACATATATCTGCTCTGTGGTGGTTGCTCCTCTCAGTGGCAGCCATGATATTCCACTTACGCTAAGTG AACAACCCCGTGTGTCTATAAACGTGGACTCCACCTTGTCTATAATACTTGGTAAGTACCAGAAGCTAATATGTGATGCAGAGAGGTACTATCCACTGGACGTAAACATTGAGTGGTACCGTGAACCGCCTGGAGGCAGCCCTACACCTTCAACCCTGAAGAATGTTCTGTTCTCCAGTCATCAAAATCATAAAGATGGCACATACTCGCACTCAGCCTTCTTCTATCTGCAGCCTAGCATGAAGGACTCTGGATATGAGTACACCTGCAAAGTGTCCCATAAGTCATTGCGCACTCCCATTCGCAAGAGCTTTTCCCTCATAGTTACAG ATCCTGACTCTACCTTGTGGAATATCACAGCAATTGGATTCATAATTTCCATGCTAGTAATTCTTTGTTATATGCTCCCTCAGTATCTTGGAG
- the LOC131535244 gene encoding tapasin-related protein-like isoform X2: MIVPTTRSNIMFWTSGGVFLALLCGVNGSQSLYDLQWLPCKFVDEKVHINEEGHIETSYITRKAVLQFGNVGDKPLHPTITFLVTASKVDMRRYLEGTEDKLQCEIRRYSNGGIVTRWPTAGAQDHDVWFTSTIRHSEGLFVITTFLKHTTAAPAEGQLDFLQWKTIHDRDLLTTSAVMFVLTRTPSVEVGFLKEPNLHCQFGVDHKLPHVTVEWRLQKHGERSKLFSYSSRTGKSEGAGVAVKTIAAGNASFKVPPTSKHSEGTYICSVVVAPLSGSHDIPLTLSEQPRVSINVDSTLSIILGKYQKLICDAERYYPLDVNIEWYREPPGGSPTPSTLKNVLFSSHQNHKDGTYSHSAFFYLQPSMKDSGYEYTCKVSHKSLRTPIRKSFSLIVTDPDSTLWNITAIGFIISMLVILCYMLPQYLGGRKAAIKFSPAAVLAKVRCCL, encoded by the exons ATGATTGTCCCGACGACGAGATCAAACATTATGTTTTGGACTTCTGGCGGTGTTTTCCTTGCACTTTTATGCG GTGTAAATGGCTCACAGTCTCTTTATGATCTTCAGTGGCTTCCTTGTAAATTTGTGGATGAGAAAGTTCATATAAATGAAGAAGGCCACATAGAAACCAGTTATATCACCAGAAAGGCTGTGCTTCAATTTGGAAATGTCGGTGACAAGCCTTTACACCCTACCATTACCTTCCTCGTCACAG CCTCTAAAGTGGATATGAGGCGTTATTTGGAGGGAACTGAGGATAAACTACAATGTGAGATCCGTAGATACAGCAATGGAGGGATCGTAACGCGTTGGCCTACTGCAGGAGCACAAGATCATGACGTCTGGTTCACCAGTACAATACGCCATTCAGAAGGCTTGTTTGTAATCACCACCTTCCTCAAACACACAACTGCAGCTCCTGCTGAAGGACAGTTGGACTTCCTGCAATGGAAAACCATCCATGATAGGGATCTCCTGACAACATCAG CTGTGATGTTTGTTTTGACCCGGACTCCGTCCGTGGAGGTAGGATTCTTGAAGGAGCCAAACCTGCACTGTCAGTTTGGAGTGGATCACAAACTGCCTCATGTAACGGTGGAGTGGAGACTGCAGAAGCATGGGGAGCGCAGCAAACTCTTCAGCTATTCCAGCCGCACAGGGAAGAGTGAAGGCGCTGGAGTGGCTGTCAAGACCATCGCTGCTGGAAATGCCTCCTTTAAAGTCCCACCCACCAGTAAACACAGTGAGGGCACATATATCTGCTCTGTGGTGGTTGCTCCTCTCAGTGGCAGCCATGATATTCCACTTACGCTAAGTG AACAACCCCGTGTGTCTATAAACGTGGACTCCACCTTGTCTATAATACTTGGTAAGTACCAGAAGCTAATATGTGATGCAGAGAGGTACTATCCACTGGACGTAAACATTGAGTGGTACCGTGAACCGCCTGGAGGCAGCCCTACACCTTCAACCCTGAAGAATGTTCTGTTCTCCAGTCATCAAAATCATAAAGATGGCACATACTCGCACTCAGCCTTCTTCTATCTGCAGCCTAGCATGAAGGACTCTGGATATGAGTACACCTGCAAAGTGTCCCATAAGTCATTGCGCACTCCCATTCGCAAGAGCTTTTCCCTCATAGTTACAG ATCCTGACTCTACCTTGTGGAATATCACAGCAATTGGATTCATAATTTCCATGCTAGTAATTCTTTGTTATATGCTCCCTCAGTATCTTGGAG